The Elusimicrobiota bacterium genomic sequence AGGAAGTTCATCATCCTTGCGGATTCGCTTCCACCCCAGGCGGATTTTCAACAAACCAAGTTCGAATATCATTCAAGAGGCACCGTTTTATATTTTAATTATGAAAAAAATCAAATGTAATCTTCCTGCCTTGGCTTTCCTGGATGTTGAAACAACCGGGCTTTCAACGCAAAACGGGGACAGGATCTGCGAGATAGCAATCTTGCGGCGGGAAGAAAACGGGAAAATAACTAAATGGGAAAGTTTAATAAATCCCTGCAGGCCCATTTCATACGGGGCTCAAGCCGTTAACTGCATAACTTATGATATGGTTAAAGATGCCCCGGTTTTTGAAGAAGTTGCAAATAAAATACTGAAACTTATTAAAGGAAGTTCGTTGGTATGCCACAATGCGTATTTTGACTTAAATTTTCTTGCCATGGAATTAGCTTTATGTGATATTGTTTTGCCTGTTTTGCCGATTGTAGATACGTTAAGAGTAGCAAGACAACATTTTAATTTTCCTTCAAATAGTCTGCCCAAAATAGCCGAATTTCTTGATATAAATGTTGAAAAAAAACATAGGGCTATGGCAGATGTTGATACCACGCACAAAGTTTTTAACCGATTTTGGGCAGAGCTCAATAAAAAAGGCATCAGAAAAATTGAAGAAATAGCATTTCATCATATTTAGGGGACACTGAGAAACTCCGCATTTAGCTTGCCTATTGACTTAAATTTCTAAATTTCTTATAATTCTTCTTCGTTTCATAAACAGAAGAGGTATATTTTAATGGACAGAAAGACATATTTAGCTAAAAATACCGATATAAAAAGAACTTGGCATTTGATAGATGCATCAGGTAAAGTTCTCGGCCGTCTTGCTACGGAAGCCGCCGATAAATTGAGGGGCAAAGGAAAGCCAATTTATACCCCCAGCGTTGACTGCGGAGATTTTGTTGTTGTTACTAACGCAAGCAAAGTGGTATTAACTGGAAAAAAGCTAGAGCAAAAATTTGCTTTTCATTTTTTGGGCCATCCCGGCAGCGACCGTCATACTCCTTATTCAGTTATCATGGAAAAAAATCCTGAAAAGGCAGTGATTCTTGCGGTGAAAGGGATGCTTCCAAAAAATAAATTGGCAAGCAGGCAAATTAAAAGGCTTAAAATATACAAAAATTCATCTCATCCTCACGCAGCGCAGTTTGCTTCTTCAGTATCGGGTGCGAAATAAAAATATTCCGAAAAGGAAGGAGTGACAGCCCGCAAACCAGAACAAAGTTCGGTTTAAGCGCAAGATAGATGTTGGGCCATAAGTCGTAAGACTTATGGAAGAGGGAACCTTAGGTTCCCTTGATTGGGAGCGCTGAACGGAGCAAGTCATTCCGGAGTGAAGCAACGAAGTAAGCCCGAACGATAGCGAGGGCGCGACAAAAAGAGGGATATATGGCTCAAGGTTCAATTATTCAAGCGACAGGACGAAGAAAAAATGCCAGTGCCCGAGTTAAGATACTTGAAGGGACGGGCAAAATTATAGTTAATAACAAGTCCATTGACGATTTTTTTTCGGGCCTTGAAAGGCACAAGAAAGAAGCCTTAAGACCCGTTTTGCTTTTTCCTTCCGCTAATAGCCATGATATTTATGTAAATGTGCGAGGCGGAGGAATAACGGGCCAGGCCGGAGCTATCAGTCTGGGTATCGCACGAGCGTTTTTAAAGATGGACCCTTCCTTAAAACAAAATTTGAGGAAAGAAAATCTTTTGACTCGCGACTCGCGCATGGTTGAACGAAAAAAACCGGGCAGGCCAAAAGCGCGAAAGAGATTCCAGTACGGCAAGAGATAATTTGTTTTTCAAAAACTAAAAAGATATTATATAAATATGGACAAAGACGTCCTTGATAAGCACAATGGTGAAGTGCATGTTAAGGGCGTTTTTATTTTGCGGGTAAACCCCGTTAGAGAAAATGCAAACTTTACCCCGTTAGAAATCTCTACTGACTTGGATACAAATCGGCGTTTTAACCAATAGTTTCTAACGGGGCGAGCAAACATAGGTCAAGGCGTTACCCTGTTTATCTGATAGCGTAGATTTCAAATGGCTGATAGGTATTGGTAGCCCTTCTCTAAACGGGGTAAAAATGCTAAACTTAATTTAGTTAAAAAAATGAATTATGAGGTGAATGAAAATGGCAAAAAAAATCAGAAGAAATCAAAATGATCAAATTTCATCAATTGAGAGCATATATGGTGAAAAAGTATTTAGTTTAAAAACTATGAAAAAGTATCTTTCTGCCAAAGCTTACAAATCGCTTATGGGCACTATAAGGGAAGGCCGTTCTTTGGATCCAAAAATTGCAGATGAAGTCGCGGGGGCTATGAAAAAATGGGCCGTTTCTAAAGGAGCGACTCATTTTACGCATTGGTTTCAGCCTTTGACCGGAGGAACAGCGGAAAAACACGATTCTTTTATTGTCCCCGATGGTGAAGGCGGGGTTGAAATGAAGTTTTCAGGAAAAGAGCTAATACAAGGAGAACCTGATGCTTCAAGTTTTCCTTCCGGCGGGCTTCGCGCAACTTTTGAGGCGCGGGGGTACACTGCTTGGGATCCGACAAGCCCTGCATTTATAAAGCAAGGTCCTAATGCTGCAGTGCTTTGCATACCTACGGCATTTTATTCTTATAACGGGGAAGCGCTTGACAAAAAAACGCCTTTGCTTCGGTCCATACACGTTCTTGCCAAGCAGATCAACCGTCTTGCGAAACTATTCGGGATAAAATCTAAAGGGATACATCCTTATGCAACTCTGGGTCCGGAACAGGAATATTTCCTAATTGATAAAAAATATTATCTTGAACGGCTTGATCTCATTCAAACCGGACGGACACTTTTCGGAAAAAAACCCGCTAAACATCAGCAGATGGAAGACCACTATTTTGGTGCATTAAAACCACGCATAATGGCATTTATGGAAAACCTTGATCATGAACTTTGGAGATTAGGTATTCCTGCTAAAACACGCCATAATGAAGTTGCTCCCGCGCAATTTGAGATAGCGCCGGTTTATGAAGCGCTGAATCTTGCTGTTGACCATAACATGATGGTTATGGAGACATTGAGGCAGGTTGCTGAAAAGCACGGTCTGGTATGTTTGCTGCATGAAAAACCTTTTGCAGGAATTAACGGTTCAGGCAAACATAACAACTGGTCAATCTGCGGGCCTGACGGAAAAAACTGGCTTACGCCGGGAAACAATCCTCATGAGAACGCAATATTTATTACCGTTATTTGTGCTTTAATGAAAGCGATTGATACTTATGCCGGAATGCTCAGAGGCTCAGTTGCTTCTGCAGGAAATGATCACAGGCTTGGCGCAAATGAAGCTCCCCCGGCAATTATTTCCATATTTTTAGGTGAACAGCTTACAGATATAATTGAACAGATAGAAAAAGGCGGGGCAAAAAGTTCAAAAGAAGGCGGTTTCCTTGAAGTGGGCGTGAGTTCTCTTCCTAAACTTCCTAGGGATGTTACAGACAGAAACCGAACTTCTCCGTTTGCTTTTACGGGAAATAAATTTGAGTTCCGCGCCGTGGGATCAAACCAAAATTGCGCTGGTCCAAATATTATTTTAAACACCATTGTGGCCGATGCCTTGGATGAAATTTGCACTGAGCTTGAAGCAGTCGGCGCGAAAAGCAAAAAATTCAATGAATCGTTACAAGAAATACTTCAAAGGATAGTTAAAAAACATAAACGCATAGTATTTAACGGCGACAACTATACTGAAGAATGGCATAATGAAGCCGAAAGGCGGGGTTTGCCTAATTTAAAAAATAGTTTAACTGCTTTAAAAGAAATGGTTAAAGATGATGCGATTAAGGTTTTAGAAAAACATAATGTCCTTTCAAAGACCGAAAGCCTTTCCCGATATGAAATATATAAAGAACAGTATGAAAAGACTGTTAAGTTTGAGACAGGAGTGGTTTTGGAAATGGCAAAAACTCTTATTATGCCAGCAGTAATTAAATATAAGAATGAACTGGCAACTACGATCCAAAATGTAAAAGCAAACAAACAAAATACCAAAAATACCGAAGATTTGCTCAACGAGGTAGTTACCTTGAGCGAAAAAGCTCTTTCAGAAATCAGCGCGTTAGAAGAATCTTATGAAGGACATGATTCTCTAAACATGCTTGACTTCATGTCCCAGCTGAGGAAAACGGTGGATTCCCTTGAAGGCGTTGTGGCAAGGGAATACTGGCCTATCCCGACATACACTGAGATGCTGTTCATTTATTGATACAGTGATGAATAATGAGTATTGAGTTGTCAGTATTGAGAAAAAAATGAAATTTTGGTTGGACAAATGTGTCCGGCGATAGAATGTGTCTATTGCCGGCATTTTTGTCTGGAGATTGCGAAAATTCTTTTCCGGGATCGTCCGCCGTCGCTACTGTGGCGGATTATCCCGGAACGGAATTCTGTCTGATAGTTCTTTCTTCCCAAACCCGGTTAATCACTTCGGCAAGCTCAGTGCCGAACCGGGTTTGATAAAAAAAACAGATAAAAGAGGTTGTCCAAAAAAACAGGATGATGAGAATAAATAATTTCAATCAGAGCCTTTATGATCCGCGTTTTGAACACGATTCATGCGGCGTGGGATTTATCTGCAGCATCAAAGGAAAAAAATCCAATGAAATTGTAAAACAAGGCCTTGAAATACTTCAAAGGCTTTCGCACAGGGGAGCGACCGGAGCCGATCCCTTAACAGGCGACGGGGCGGGTATATTGATACAGACTCCGCACGAATTTTTTTCAAAAGTTTGCGCTCAAACTAACATTAAACTGCCCCAAGCGGGAGAATACGGAACAGGCCTTATATTTTTACCTCAGGAATCAAATGAAAGGGATATATGCAAAAAGATTTTTGAAGATACTATAAAAAAGGAAGGCCATTTTTTATTGGGATGGCGCGAAGTTCCTGTAGATGATTCAAAACTGGGTAAAAGCGCAAGAGAAACCGAACCGCAGATAGAACAGGTGTTCGTAGGTAAAAACAAATCCATAAAAGACCAAATAGAATTTGAACGAAAACTTTATGTCTTAAGAAAAAAAATTGAAAATGCAGTAGAAAGTTTAAATCTCAAACAAAAATCATTTTTTTATATTACAAACATTTCTTCAAGAACTTTCCTTTATAAAGGCCTTTTAAAACCCGACCAGCTGGACCAGTATTTTCTTGACCTGAAAGATAACAGCTTAAAGAGCGCAATTTCTGTTGTGCATTCTCGCTACAGTACAAACACTTTTCCTACCTGGGATTTAGCCCAGCCGTTTCGTTTTGTTTCTCATAACGGAGAAATAAATACGCTTCGCGGAAACATCAACTGGATGAAAGCAAAAGAAAGCCTTTTAAAAAATCCTTTTTTCGGCGAAGATATTGAAAATATCAAGCCCATTATTAATGAAGAAGGAAGCGATTCCGCAATATTTGATAACGTTTTTGAACTTTTATCATTTTCAGGAAGATCTCTAAGCCATTCAATTGCGATGATGATACCGCCGGCTTGGGAAAGAAACAAATTTATTACCAAAGAGATAAGAGACTTTTATCAATATAATGAGTGCCTTATGGAGCCCTGGGACGGCCCCGCGGCCATTGCTTTTACTGACGGCGTGAGGGTCGGAGCGGTTTTGGATAGAAACGGGCTTCGCCCTGCAAGATATATTGTAACAAAAGACGAACATGTTATTATGGCTTCTGAAGTCGGCGTTTTGGATAT encodes the following:
- the rplM gene encoding 50S ribosomal protein L13, with the translated sequence MDRKTYLAKNTDIKRTWHLIDASGKVLGRLATEAADKLRGKGKPIYTPSVDCGDFVVVTNASKVVLTGKKLEQKFAFHFLGHPGSDRHTPYSVIMEKNPEKAVILAVKGMLPKNKLASRQIKRLKIYKNSSHPHAAQFASSVSGAK
- a CDS encoding glutamine synthetase III, which translates into the protein MAKKIRRNQNDQISSIESIYGEKVFSLKTMKKYLSAKAYKSLMGTIREGRSLDPKIADEVAGAMKKWAVSKGATHFTHWFQPLTGGTAEKHDSFIVPDGEGGVEMKFSGKELIQGEPDASSFPSGGLRATFEARGYTAWDPTSPAFIKQGPNAAVLCIPTAFYSYNGEALDKKTPLLRSIHVLAKQINRLAKLFGIKSKGIHPYATLGPEQEYFLIDKKYYLERLDLIQTGRTLFGKKPAKHQQMEDHYFGALKPRIMAFMENLDHELWRLGIPAKTRHNEVAPAQFEIAPVYEALNLAVDHNMMVMETLRQVAEKHGLVCLLHEKPFAGINGSGKHNNWSICGPDGKNWLTPGNNPHENAIFITVICALMKAIDTYAGMLRGSVASAGNDHRLGANEAPPAIISIFLGEQLTDIIEQIEKGGAKSSKEGGFLEVGVSSLPKLPRDVTDRNRTSPFAFTGNKFEFRAVGSNQNCAGPNIILNTIVADALDEICTELEAVGAKSKKFNESLQEILQRIVKKHKRIVFNGDNYTEEWHNEAERRGLPNLKNSLTALKEMVKDDAIKVLEKHNVLSKTESLSRYEIYKEQYEKTVKFETGVVLEMAKTLIMPAVIKYKNELATTIQNVKANKQNTKNTEDLLNEVVTLSEKALSEISALEESYEGHDSLNMLDFMSQLRKTVDSLEGVVAREYWPIPTYTEMLFIY
- the rpsI gene encoding 30S ribosomal protein S9, yielding MAQGSIIQATGRRKNASARVKILEGTGKIIVNNKSIDDFFSGLERHKKEALRPVLLFPSANSHDIYVNVRGGGITGQAGAISLGIARAFLKMDPSLKQNLRKENLLTRDSRMVERKKPGRPKARKRFQYGKR
- a CDS encoding 3'-5' exonuclease, producing the protein MKKIKCNLPALAFLDVETTGLSTQNGDRICEIAILRREENGKITKWESLINPCRPISYGAQAVNCITYDMVKDAPVFEEVANKILKLIKGSSLVCHNAYFDLNFLAMELALCDIVLPVLPIVDTLRVARQHFNFPSNSLPKIAEFLDINVEKKHRAMADVDTTHKVFNRFWAELNKKGIRKIEEIAFHHI